A stretch of DNA from Salmo trutta chromosome 12, fSalTru1.1, whole genome shotgun sequence:
ATAATGCATCAACCAAAAAAGCTCACTATAAACGTAGGCAAATATCCAAGCCCCAAAATGACCTTAGAATTACCTATTGCATTCTAACAAATAACCAACTGtttcaaaataaataaacattttgaaataCTTAATTCTTTAAAATCTCTAGCGAGACTTGATATGACAGTGGGAATATGTTATGTGGGACGAATGGATGTCCAGTTTTACGCGTGACGTCAGAGAGCGTGTGGGACTGCAGCGCCTCTTCCCAGGGCCGTCCCACAGTCCGAACTGAAGTTATCAGACAGCCAGGCACAGGCCACtcacctccctcctttctcctcttcttctccttcttacTTCTTTTCTGCATCTTATCGCAATCCCGTCATCATTCCTGTATGGTGGATATTATTTTCAACTCTTCTTTCTTGGGTGATATGGGGGATCATTCCAAAAGTAAGTGGCATTTTTTTGCATGTATTTTTATCCGCCTTTCACAGTGTTGTAGATTACCCTACAAATCGTAGCCTCTGAAATTAAAACATAATTCAAATGCCATCGTATTTCATATATTTATTTGCATAAAGCAAATATAATATATTCGTATTGGTATTGTTTTGTTATCCATAATGAGGACTTTTTCTTGTTTATAGTTCATTTTATCTTAGATTTCTTTCAAAACGATTGTGCATAATTTCAGAACAGGTCTTAGTCATTGGAATGTAATACAGTGAGAAACTGGGAGTATTTCGCCATGTATAAGACAATTTAAGACGAAGAAGTGACATGTAGGCCAGTGGCTCTCCAAAAAGTGTGATTTAAGGTGTCAAGAACTGTGTACATGGGAAAGAATGGTTACAATGTCTGTGCTCTCTGCAGAGAAGTCCGGATTCGCGATGTGTGTAGGCTGTGGAAGTCAGATACATGACCAGTACATTCTGAGAGTTTCCCCGGACCTGGAGTGGCATGCAGCCTGCCTGAAGTGTGCAGAGTGCAGCCAGTACCTGGATGAGACATGCACTTGCTTCGTACGGGACGGAAAAACCTATTGCAAAAGAGATTATGTAAGGTAGGGATTGAAATTCTTTGGAAATATTTTGTTAGTGATTGAACGTATTTTAACGTTGGTGTGAATGAGGAGGTAGCCTACAAACTAATATATAGTATATCCATATACATGCAAGACTTGTACCTAAATCACAGAGGCTTATTAGGCCTAAAAATACAAATATCCTTGTTTTGGAAGGTTTATAAAAAAAACTGTGCTCAGTCTGCGTAATTCCATGCAAAATGTATCTGTAGTTCAACGCATAAAAGGCCATTTGACCTACAATTAAGCAGCTTTTCTACAATTAAAATAGTTCGTTCAAATGAACTTTTCTACTTTGATCCTGGCTAAACAATGCACAGTAATATTTATCTTAGCCTTGTTTCTCACGTTCGAAGTAGACCTAGTAATGTAAAACTTGGAACAAAAACTGCAGTAACAACAAATCAAATGGCTGTTAGAAGTTGTTGtttaattcaataaaaaaaatatcatttaTTCCTTGCAGGTTATTTGGAATAAAATGTGCAAAATGTAACCTGGGATTCAGCAGCAGTGATTTGGTGATGCGAGCCCGGGACAACGTGTACCACATCGAGTGTTTCAGATGTTCCGTGTGTAGCAGGCAGCTTTTGCCGGGGGATGAGTTCTCTCTCCGGGACGAGGAGCTGCTATGTCGGGCGGACCACAGTTTACTAATGGAGCGGAGCTCCGCCGGAAGCCCAATCAGCCCCGGACATATCCACTCCAACAGATCACTACACTTAGCAGGTCAGTTGCACATCCAAAACAACACCACCACTGACttctgtaataataataataataataacgacaacaacaataataataataataataatatggagGCAATCATCTTAATCAGAATGATGATATTCATTGTTATATTAATGATCATAATAATAGCCTGATAATAATAGTCCATAAATATTTTTCCTAGAATTATCGATAGGCCTAATGTTATGATCACAACGATCGGTAGACAGTCCAGAAAAAAAATCAGATGCAAGCTGAGTCATTAAGATGTCAATAACTAGGCTATATTAGGCAATTGGCGACCAATATCAGACTGACCTTTAAACTTTTCCATGGAAAATCACTGAGATATGATTTCATTTTTATACCAAGCTTTTAAAATGGATAGATTTTGAACATAAGTAACGTTGGATTTTTTAAGGATTTTGATATTTGATATTTACATGACTATTTAATAGTGTTGACCCAATAATGCAAATACAGTAGGCTATAATAACTTCAACAGTTAGGCTAATCCCTACTCCTTGACGTTAGGCCTATCAGGATCATCTGGATAACAATAAATACGATTTTACAGATAATCTCTTAATGTGCAAATTAAAGAATTGTAGTAGATAGAAATGTTAACAAGTAGACCTACACACAGTTGCTGTTGCCTAATTGACTAAGCCTTTTTTAATTTAACAGAAACTTAATGCATGACATAAACAAGGAGTGTGTCATAGTGCGCGGATGGGAATCTGTAGCCTGTTGAACTATAATGCAATAAAGCTTACATGCATTGTCATTGGGGCCTATACATAATTGTTGCTCAATATGGGCGATGTATTTTTAGGGGGGAACACCAAGATCAAATGGAGTACGTGTTGATGGAGAGACTGTTatcgtttatatatatatacgatAACAGTCTCTCCATCCACACGtactccatatatatatatatatatatactcatgGCAAGAATTGAATAAGTTATATTTTAGATGAATAAGAGTAACTAACGGTCTATATAACCTATGGCAAGGAACATGCTCCAGGGGAAAAAACGCATTTGCATAGCCTAGAATAAtaatgaacaataacaataataacaataacattaacaataataataatataagtCAAACTTTAGTTAATTTCCTTTTTTATTAAATATAATTCCGCCTCTCTTCAGCAGAGCCGGTGACAGTACGGGCACCACACCGAAACCACGTCCACAAGCAGTCAGAGAAGACAACACGAGTGCGAACCGTTTTGAACGAGAAACAGCTCCACACGTTACGGACCTGCTACAACGCCAATCCGCGGCCAGATGCGCTAATGAAGGAACAACTGGTGGAAATGACCGGCCTCAGCCCAAGGGTTATTCGAGTTTGGTTCCAGAATAAAAGATGCAAAGACAAAAAGAGATCTATTCTCATGAAGCAACTTCAGCAGCAGCAACACAGTGATAAGACTGTAAGCATCTTCGTAAGTTAATCTCGGAAACATTTTTTATACTTCTACTAGCCTACTACTTTTTCTTTATGTTTGGTTCATCGTTGAATCCTTACATTTTTGCGATAGTTGAGGTATGTCAGCACaggctggtctcatagactataCATAACATAGTAAACGAAAATCCGGGATATAAGAATTGCAattagtaacatatcatacgaattgtaattcgtaacatttcatacgaaatggatgatagacatccacaaatgaataccaTACCAAACGTACATATCATACTAATATAAGTCACCAAGATtttcgtttactatgttacgtctacccttGAGTCCAGGTTGGTCAGCAAAGAAGTACTTGTGGCTAAATGGTTACCTCTTAAAGGCAAAGAATTCGTTTCTCTGGAATGATTTGACCAGTGCCACACTTGAATAACCCTTGGTCCGAGGCCGGTCATTTCCACTAGCTGTTCTTTCATTATTGTTTTTCTGTATTCAACCTGCCAATAAATAATTAATCAAGAATTCAATTGTGCATGACCTGTATTGGAAAGCAAAGACTACAGAACAAAATCCTGACATTCTGATCTGGGAATTTGATGGTTTTCTTCCTCTACCAAAGTGTAGATTTAATTTGGATTTCCTATTCTAATCTCGTATTAGAGTCTACAGGGGCTCACAGGTACGCCTCTGGTTGCCAGAAGCCCTATCAGGCACGACAACACGGTGCAGGGTAACTCGGTGGAGGTGCAGACCTACCAGCCGCCCTGGAAGGCCCTCAGCGAGTTCGCCCTGCAGAGTGATCTGGACCAGCCGGCCTTTCAACAACTGGTAAGAGAGAGGAGACATTCTATACTTGCATGCACATGTGGGTACGCGTAATTACGCACGAACACGCATtcaaactctctctcacacacgaacgcacgcatgcacgcgcgcaaacacacacacattcatttagATGACGACCATTTCTGAGTTTTTTTCTTCACTTTAATGTCATCAATTTAAATTGTATAAGTAATAACGTTAAATGGCAATTTTCAACATCAGAAGTGGCAACATTTGTAGCCTAAACAAAGCCAGAACAGATGTATTTTGACATCACTGTCTTTGCACATTACAGGTGTCTTTCTCGGAATCGGGTTCATTGGGAAACTCCTCCGGCAGCGACGTGACTTCTCTGTCATCGCACTTACCCGACACCCCGAACAGCATGGTACCCAGTCCCGTGGAGACGTGAGACCGGGCCACCAGCCTCGGTCCCAGGCCTAGCATGTTCCCGCCCCGGTCCCCGGTCCCCTGCATGTGACCAGCTCATCACAGCGTCCTAAAGACAGAGGAGTCGTTTCGGACATGGAGGAGAAAGTGACATATTCTAAATGTTGAACAATTACCTAACGGCACTATAAAGCAACGCGAACGAAAGCCCTTCTTCTTAAGACTCAGTTCAGAATTTTTAAGGATATCAGTGACAAAACAAAAGCCGAACTTCGTTGCATGAACCGAAAGAAGATAGAAGATTCTCGTGATGGATTTACAGAACAGCCTCCCTCCATATTACATTGGAGCCATTTGATGTCGAACCAGATGGACATTCTGCAATTCATTGTGACCATATCGTGTCTTGGTTTCTTTATGTGATTTTTGATACATTTGTTTCGTTATCAAGTCCATAGACTCGTGTGTTTGTCTTAAAAAGGAGCATGATTTCCGAAGATTATATAAAACAGATTATTGTTGTTAAATATTTGATCTTAATAGGAAGAGGGCAGGTTGTTTGAGCCTCTCGAACAAAAGTAAGTTATTGATATTTATTGTCAGGACAACGATTCATAAAGGAAGTAATAACTGatcaaaaataaaactgttaaaTCTTTATAATGTCTAAGGTACAGTCTTTGCATAAACACCCCCGTTCCCTCACTCAGCCTGTGACGTGCAGTTAATCAAGTTGACCAGTGGTTATTTGAGCTATAGACATCAAAACCTTCCACCAAAGGTATTCCCAAAACGAGTATGCTTCACGCAAACCTTATCGGCCCCCAGTTCCCCGAGCTTCTAAACCACAGAGGTGTAGGCCTTTAAACAACAAATCAAACACCAATATATTTCTGAATTGATCAAAATAATAATTGTGCTAACAAGGTCAATAAGTTTACAATCGGTTTTAGTTCCCTATTTATCCCTGCATTAGGCTTTATACCACTGCGAAAAGTAGGCCTATTAAAATTGCGATACAAAATGATGGATTAAAACGTCAATGATCGAATACGGAGGGTCCGTTGATGAAAGCATTTGCATATACATGTTGAATGTTATGACTATTATCAGGCTAATCTGATAGGCCTATTGATTTGGGGGAAATTcttattatcatgttattatgTTGGTTTTATTAAGCAGGCTATTTCAGCATTTTAACTTTAAAAAACATTGGAGTTTAAAACTTGCATGtggaatgaataataataattgttaAAAAGTAAATAAGACACCCTCAATTTGAGGGTTAGCGCAGCCTACCTAATGCTGAACATAATAGTTTTTCTGAGGCTGGGAGATTGGAATTAAGGTGGATTGGCTTCTGGTCATTACTTTCTAGGGGCGATTTTTTGTTGTGATCAATCCAGTTTCACTGGTTAAGTCACAAGTCTAGACAGCCAACAAGGGTCGGCGGCTTCTTATCTGCGCCTGGCATCATCTGCAAACGATACATTGAATGAAGCCACAACAAACCCACTTCTCTCTTTGGAAAGAGCTAGTTTAGGGGAGAGACCAGCTCGTAAACCCACCCTAATCTGGCCGCAGTTTATTTTCATTCCACTAAGTCAATTGCGTTATTACGCACGGGTCAGACGTCTCAGTAATGACATCTCAGACCAAGTACCTATGTGTGTTTTTAACCGGGCTACGTAAAGACTAGGCTACCTGGACACAATTAGTTAGCACTCATCAAATAATTTGAGATAATAGGAacaattaacaaaaaaaatacagtagACTAAGACGAAATGTATAGCCTATTATTAATTATCCCATTTGTAGTTGGCTATAAATTCCGTTTAAAAGTGGGTCTTACTTATTTAACTTATTTCACAAAATAGACTAATGAATGGAACTCTATATCTTGTAGATTTAATTTAATTTGTATTAAACATCATTATCCTAATTCAACTCAACTATTGGCTAGGCCTAcgatttattgattgatttcaTTATAGTGTCATGCATGATTCCCAGCCCACATGGGCTTATACACTGTAATAAAATGATTATACTTATATATGgacacacctacctacctacctacctacctacctacctacctacctacctacctacctacctacctacctacctacctacctacctacatacctacatacataccaacatacctacatacctacatacctacatacctacatacatacatacatacatacatacatacatacatacatacatacataaacatTAACATTCCtaatgaaatgaaaacaactgaaaacacaaaacaaaaacctATATCTAAATCGGAAGTTTGAATGACAATGGGTAGATAATAGATGTGTAATTGAGCTGTTTTAGAGACGTTGCAGGAAACAATGCTGCCTGTTAGAGATAACCGGAGATAACCAGAAGTTACTGACAGAGGAATAACAATATTGGTGCATCTAGCCTGGAGAGGAAAGTTTCAAGAGGCAAATGTCCTAGATACACATTTATCATACTGTAGATTCATAACATTTACAAAGTTGTATTCTTCACTTTAAGCATTAAGGTAAAACACATTTCAACCCTATACACTcaaaatgcctggaatatttaaTTTCGATTGTGAATTAAGAGTAGGCAAAATAGTGTGGGAAAAGGATAGGCCTATGGTAATTTTGTTGGAATTGGTAGGCTATTTCAAACACAATCGAAAAATCTAAGCGAGATCATAGGTCAAATTAACATGTGAACTTTATCAAACCTTAGTCAATCTGACCTATTTCATTGCAGGAATTTCAGCGTAGACCGTAGAAAAAATAGTGCATGATATCCTGTCGAATTGGTAGAATTTTAGATGGATATTAACCTATACTTCTCATATCTATTGATATCTTACaacataaaaatataaaaatacttaataatatgaaatcattttttattagacttaaaaaaaaataccACACGACAGCCATCACATAATCCTATAACATCAACCTGAATTCGCTTTCATTGATGCTTTGCACAGGGCAGCCTGGAGAAGACCACTgcatatttacatttattttattacgTTTCCGGTTGAGCTTGCTGATAACCGTGCCAGTTAAGACCTGTATGATTTAATCACTATTGGCAACACTAATTGCAAAAGAAAATATAAAATCATGACTTACGAAATCCCATGAAAACGACTGGTAAACATAACATTCAAGAAAAGTAATGCACGTAAAGTTCATGCCAAAAGTTTGGAACGTTCGAAAAACTTAAGATAGTGCAACATCTATGTAGTATCTGTTGTTGATCTTTTATCAGCTTTTCAAGGGGCGTGTCTATCCATTGCGTTAAACCAGAACCACAACAAACACTATTAACACCCGCTCGCGGGAGCGTTCTgagcgcgcgcgcgcgcgcgcgcacacacacacacacacacacacactgagatagCGCAGGAAATAAATGACATGTATTAATGCTAACTAGAGAGACACTCTAGAATTTCCCCATTACAATAATATATGGTCTAGCCGAATGACAATCTGTTTATTGAGCTAGTCCTGTCAACCAATGAATTGATCCCATTCAGAAAAATGAAGAGTTATGTTTTAGAGGAGTAAAGAATGACCTGAATGATTTCAATCCATTTATTCAGTCATATCGCCTACCGTTGCATTTGCATCTGTGATTGCGTCTTTAGTTCATCGGACACTTGCATAATATACATAATTAACATTTTATTGATTCCTCTCGTTAATGTGTTTGAGAAAATAAGGACTGCTTGCCTGCCAACTGTCTCGGCCTAAAAATAACAGAGGGCATTTAGTTGCTACCTGGTCACTCAGTGCAACTGGACTCGTCTGAAGGGCATTGTACCACATCATGAATGATTGAATACACGAAACAATTTACATAAGTCAAGGTGTGATGCAACACTCTAATTGGTTGGACTTGTGAAATCGAATAGCAGGTCCTGTTTGGATAGATTCCAGCGTGTTGTCCCAGTCCCATCCGTGGCCGTGCGCAGTGAATGGAGCAGTACTGTATAGCGCGGCCGGTCACAGTAGCCCAGACCTGACTCACCAATGTTCCACACAGAGAATGGGTGTGTGGTTGGCATCATTCTTCCACTAATTAGTGTAATACCAAATTAGCtccaaatataatttatattgGTTTAGCTTATCATAATAAAAGAGCCAAATACAAACTAATAATGCATATTTTGTGCTGTCATAAAACCATAATAACTTTGTATAAAAAAGAATGACAGATACATTTAAGGTTTAATTTAATAGTAGCCTATACACATTTGCAGTTAAAAGATGAATGCCAAGGCATGAGTGTGGAAGAGAGGCCGCCATACTGACCTGGAAGGAAAAGCTGCAAGTCCAACATCTCAAGGGAATCACTCTGACAGCTTGATTTAATATAGAGACTATGGGGCGTTTTAAAAGAGACAAATAAGAGGGCTGGGAGGAGAGAGTAGCATGCAACATTTTATATTGAGGAATAACAATGAAAACGAAGGGTTATAGTCAGGTTAAATGATGAGCAATGGCAGTTACCACTGATGTGATCCATGCAGAGAAATAAGAACGGCTTATTGACCCTTAATCGACTATGAAAAGGCAGGGAGGAGTTTACGCAAATAATGTGTCCCCTTTACAGAGGAATTTTCACTATCACTAGCTACATCACATACAGTAGATAATATTATTGTTCCTGCTTACAATGGATTTGTCAAAATACTGTACGTATTTTTTGAAGGATCCTCATTTTTGTCTTTCGGTATTTTCCGATACACATGTCCACAGCTAAATGTTATTTTGACTCCATCTGTCAACAAATAAATGATGAACAGCACTGAGTATTTGCACTTTTTCTCCCCGCCCCCCCATGCACTTCCTGTCAGGTCTCTTAAATAGGACATTTAAGGACCAATTCATCTTAGATGGGTAATGGCCAATTTAACTTCTAGTGACAAGAATGTAATCATCTTAGGTTACAGAGATAATGAaagagtactgtgtgtgtgtgtgtcaacatcCCAATGTAATACTGGGTACTTGTGTTCTATCGATCTGGCTGAATGGATGCTGCTTTTATGGGAAAGTGACACCATGAAGTAAATATTCAGATATTGTCAACCTtaaaagcatggaggagaaggaggaggaagagaagatggaggaggaggaggagaagaaggaggaggaggaggaggaggaggaggaggaggaggaggaggaggaggagaacaaggCCTGGGCCATACAGGGATAATTGTCAATGGCATAATAACACAGTAAGTATTCCGTAGCTCTTGTTTTAATATTTACTTTGTGTGGCATGAGAAAAACATAAAACCACACTAGCCAACACATTCTCTTCTCACCCAGCAGTTATATAGGTTATATCATTAGAAATATTTCTATATTCTGAACTCTATATTCAATTGACAGTATGTATAACTCCAGGAAGGGTCAGATATCCTACTGgtcagacgtgctacctgtcccagacctgttgtcccagacctgctggaaccctgacctattcactggacgtgctacctgtcccagacctgctgttttcaactctctagagacagcaggagcaatagagatactctcaaagatcggctatgaaaaagccaactgacacttactcttgtgttactgacttgttgcaccctcgacaactactatgattattattatttgacaatgctggtcatttatgaacatttgaacatctaggccatgtgctgttataatctccacccggcacagccagaagaggactggccacccctcatagcctggttcctctctaggtttcttcctaggttttggcctttctaggga
This window harbors:
- the LOC115203325 gene encoding insulin gene enhancer protein ISL-3 isoform X2, with the translated sequence MVDIIFNSSFLGDMGDHSKKKSGFAMCVGCGSQIHDQYILRVSPDLEWHAACLKCAECSQYLDETCTCFVRDGKTYCKRDYVRLFGIKCAKCNLGFSSSDLVMRARDNVYHIECFRCSVCSRQLLPGDEFSLRDEELLCRADHSLLMERSSAGSPISPGHIHSNRSLHLAEPVTVRAPHRNHVHKQSEKTTRVRTVLNEKQLHTLRTCYNANPRPDALMKEQLVEMTGLSPRVIRVWFQNKRCKDKKRSILMKQLQQQQHSDKTVSIFSLQGLTGTPLVARSPIRHDNTVQGNSVEVQTYQPPWKALSEFALQSDLDQPAFQQLVSFSESGSLGNSSGSDVTSLSSHLPDTPNSMVPSPVET
- the LOC115203325 gene encoding insulin gene enhancer protein ISL-3 isoform X3, with amino-acid sequence MVDIIFNSSFLGDMGDHSKKKSGFAMCVGCGSQIHDQYILRVSPDLEWHAACLKCAECSQYLDETCTCFVRDGKTYCKRDYVRLFGIKCAKCNLGFSSSDLVMRARDNVYHIECFRCSVCSRQLLPGDEFSLRDEELLCRADHSLLMERSSAGSPISPGHIHSNRSLHLAAEPVTVRAPHRNHVHKQSEKTTRVRTVLNEKQLHTLRTCYNANPRPDALMKEQLVEMTGLSPRVIRVWFQNKRCKDKKRSILMKQLQQQQHSDKTSLQGLTGTPLVARSPIRHDNTVQGNSVEVQTYQPPWKALSEFALQSDLDQPAFQQLVSFSESGSLGNSSGSDVTSLSSHLPDTPNSMVPSPVET
- the LOC115203325 gene encoding insulin gene enhancer protein ISL-3 isoform X5 — translated: MRHALASYGTEKPIAKEIMLFGIKCAKCNLGFSSSDLVMRARDNVYHIECFRCSVCSRQLLPGDEFSLRDEELLCRADHSLLMERSSAGSPISPGHIHSNRSLHLAAEPVTVRAPHRNHVHKQSEKTTRVRTVLNEKQLHTLRTCYNANPRPDALMKEQLVEMTGLSPRVIRVWFQNKRCKDKKRSILMKQLQQQQHSDKTVSIFSLQGLTGTPLVARSPIRHDNTVQGNSVEVQTYQPPWKALSEFALQSDLDQPAFQQLVSFSESGSLGNSSGSDVTSLSSHLPDTPNSMVPSPVET
- the LOC115203325 gene encoding insulin gene enhancer protein ISL-3 isoform X1 encodes the protein MVDIIFNSSFLGDMGDHSKKKSGFAMCVGCGSQIHDQYILRVSPDLEWHAACLKCAECSQYLDETCTCFVRDGKTYCKRDYVRLFGIKCAKCNLGFSSSDLVMRARDNVYHIECFRCSVCSRQLLPGDEFSLRDEELLCRADHSLLMERSSAGSPISPGHIHSNRSLHLAAEPVTVRAPHRNHVHKQSEKTTRVRTVLNEKQLHTLRTCYNANPRPDALMKEQLVEMTGLSPRVIRVWFQNKRCKDKKRSILMKQLQQQQHSDKTVSIFSLQGLTGTPLVARSPIRHDNTVQGNSVEVQTYQPPWKALSEFALQSDLDQPAFQQLVSFSESGSLGNSSGSDVTSLSSHLPDTPNSMVPSPVET
- the LOC115203325 gene encoding insulin gene enhancer protein ISL-3 isoform X4, translated to MVDIIFNSSFLGDMGDHSKKKSGFAMCVGCGSQIHDQYILRVSPDLEWHAACLKCAECSQYLDETCTCFVRDGKTYCKRDYVRLFGIKCAKCNLGFSSSDLVMRARDNVYHIECFRCSVCSRQLLPGDEFSLRDEELLCRADHSLLMERSSAGSPISPGHIHSNRSLHLAEPVTVRAPHRNHVHKQSEKTTRVRTVLNEKQLHTLRTCYNANPRPDALMKEQLVEMTGLSPRVIRVWFQNKRCKDKKRSILMKQLQQQQHSDKTSLQGLTGTPLVARSPIRHDNTVQGNSVEVQTYQPPWKALSEFALQSDLDQPAFQQLVSFSESGSLGNSSGSDVTSLSSHLPDTPNSMVPSPVET